One segment of Candidatus Pantoea bituminis DNA contains the following:
- a CDS encoding MFS transporter: MISTTQNTENIAVHQRMLIPRLSLMMFMQFFIWGSWSVTLGLVMTQHNMSLLIGDAFSAGPIASILSPFVLGMLVDRFFPSQKVLAVMHLAGAVILWFVPQALIAENGSLLIALLFGYTLCYMPTLALTNNIAFHSLANSDKSFPVVRVFGTIGWIVAGIFIGVTGISASVSIFSVAAICSVILAVYSLTLPHTPAPAKGLPLKVRDLFCADAFALLKTRHFFVFALCATLISIPLGTYYAFTASWLADAGVENVSTLMSFGQMSEIFFMLVIPLLFRRLGVKYMLLIGMFAWFVRYALFAMGMGEEGRLLIYLGILLHGVCYDFFFVVGFIYTDRIAGDKVKGQAQSMVVMFTYGIGMLLGSQISGALYNNLVAGQVSAQNWALFWWIPAVAAAVITVIFFFSFKYRD, encoded by the coding sequence ATGATCTCCACCACGCAAAACACTGAAAACATAGCTGTGCACCAGCGGATGCTGATTCCGCGTCTGTCGCTAATGATGTTTATGCAATTTTTTATCTGGGGAAGTTGGTCCGTTACGCTCGGGTTGGTGATGACGCAGCACAACATGTCATTGCTGATTGGGGATGCATTTTCGGCCGGGCCAATTGCGTCGATTCTGTCGCCGTTCGTGCTGGGCATGTTAGTTGATCGCTTCTTTCCGTCGCAAAAGGTGCTCGCCGTTATGCATCTGGCAGGTGCGGTGATCTTATGGTTTGTGCCTCAAGCGCTGATCGCTGAAAACGGCTCGCTGCTGATCGCCTTACTCTTTGGTTATACGCTGTGCTACATGCCCACACTGGCATTGACCAACAACATTGCGTTTCACAGCCTGGCAAACAGCGATAAAAGTTTTCCGGTTGTACGCGTTTTTGGCACCATTGGCTGGATCGTGGCGGGCATTTTTATCGGTGTCACGGGCATTTCAGCCAGCGTATCCATCTTCTCGGTGGCTGCGATTTGCTCGGTGATTCTGGCGGTTTACAGCCTGACATTGCCGCACACACCCGCGCCCGCCAAAGGCTTGCCGCTTAAGGTGCGCGACCTGTTTTGCGCCGATGCCTTCGCGCTGTTGAAAACCCGCCACTTCTTTGTGTTTGCGCTGTGCGCCACCTTGATCTCAATTCCTCTCGGCACCTATTACGCCTTTACCGCTTCATGGCTGGCGGATGCAGGTGTTGAAAACGTCAGCACCCTGATGTCGTTTGGTCAGATGTCTGAAATCTTCTTTATGCTGGTGATCCCGCTGCTGTTCCGCCGCCTTGGCGTCAAATACATGTTGCTGATTGGGATGTTTGCCTGGTTCGTGCGTTATGCGCTGTTTGCCATGGGCATGGGCGAAGAAGGGCGTCTGCTGATTTATCTTGGCATCCTGCTGCATGGCGTCTGCTACGACTTCTTCTTTGTGGTGGGCTTCATTTATACCGACCGCATCGCGGGTGACAAAGTGAAAGGTCAGGCTCAAAGCATGGTGGTGATGTTCACCTACGGTATTGGTATGTTGCTCGGTTCACAAATTTCCGGCGCGCTTTATAACAATTTGGTTGCGGGGCAAGTCTCTGCGCAAAACTGGGCACTGTTCTGGTGGATCCCTGCCGTTGCGGCAGCGGTAATCACCGTTATTTTCTTCTTCTCTTTTAAATATCGGGATTAA